ttttttaaaaaaaataatttgaagTAGATATATAATTAATGGAGTCTGATCAAGTTTACTATAGGTTATGCTGAAAAACcaatgtaattggttgtttttttaGTATTCTCTTTTTTTATGTTTCATTTTGCTCCTTcggaatttttgtaatttttgataTTCTTTTTGGTAATAAATTCAattgattaagcaaaaaaaagaagaagtagatGTATACCTATCCGGGAAAGATATGCAATTTCTTTGATAGAGTCCGTATGAATAGATCCTTGTGTTCTAGATTTTTTAACCGATTATGAAATGCATCTTACAATTTACATCCAGTGAGTGAAGCATTGTTGCAAAAATTTACATTTCTGAAGAAAAGGAAAAACGTTTTTAGTTTGGCTTTCTAAAAAGAAATTCCCTACtgataaattattttattttcttgacacaatcagTAGGCTAAAAGACAACCTCAAAAGAGCGAAGATGGTAACAGGCTACCACGAAGCTTAGCGAGGATCAAAGTAAATATATGGCCACCTAAGCATTACATCATTAAGACTAACTGGTTCTGCCCTAGTTGTTAATATTATTTTTAATTCTGGATTAAGGAGATCCGAaccaaagaaaaaagaacaaacaaaagaaataaaacaacaaaagaaaacatatctaCTTCTCCTTGTATATGATAAGTTGTTAATATTACCATAAGCTTTCAGGTAGGTTATTTCTTTCTCATTAACCGACAGCTGATACACTAGTTTATATAGCTTCCTTGATCGATGTAAGTTATGGGACTAGCCAGTTATGGTCCCGATTCTCGGCATGACGACATTCTAATCACACAGGGTGGCTTTTGATAATAACGACCACCGCGACATGTAGCGCATAATAATTAATTTCCTAAATAAATAAACAGTGGAAACATGATGTGCTCATCATGTGTCTCTAAATACTTCTTCTGACTTAAACCTATGGTAACAAAGAAACCCTAATAACAACTACACGAAGGCGCTTCTGTCTTCTCGCATTATGCTTGCTAATAAGCTCTTATAAACTATACACCTGACTTTTAAGCGGGAGGTACATGATGAGCACATCATGAGCCTTTCAAAttgtataaaaaaaatgaaaatattcttCCTTGAACCGATAAAACAAAAGTATAATCAGAACATCTCCATCAAATCCTCTTTGATTTTTCAATGGCAGGGCACCTAAAATCTTTTTGTAGATCTCTAGTTTTGGAGGAACTGCTTGTTTGAGGAAGTAACTTaaactcaaacaatttaacctgtAGATTGTAAGTTAAACTCATTGAACTCGAAACCTAAGGCAAGTGGTAAAAGAAGTAGCTTAAGATTCATCTCTAACTCATTGAGCACAAAAAAGAAACCACGAGATAAGTGGTGGATTTTTTGTCGGTTCGTTACTTGATTCCATTGTCCGTTGCATCCAAGCACAATATCGTAAATGTGCGGGATATATTGGAATCTGAGAGTGTGTTAGATGCGTGGCTCTCTACTACCATGCTGTACAGTGTTTTAAAATGGGATACCATACTTCACAAAATACTTGAATTAATCCAATGTAAGAGTGACACGTCCCATTTAGGGTTTTCTattatattaaaaaataataagagtCGTTGGATGATTCTTCTGATAAAAAAATCATAGAAAAAATGCTGTCTACTTGCTATTTGTTCGCTCGTGGCGACGTAGACGTTTTATTATTTTAGAGATGGACGTTCAGTCTGACATTTTCCATCTTAGAAATAATCAGAATACGATGAAAAAATATATAATTCGTGTACCAAAAACTTGGGTGCATCACATCGAATTCTTGTAAATATCCTTTTACTTTGTATCAATCATTTGGTTTGACTTGAAGTAACTCGAAGTAAAAAGTAAGGACGGATTCAACTctcttttcatattttctccaattgTTTTACGTGGTAACAATATTTCACTTTCAAATTGTTGCAATCATTGGTTTAGCTTTGtaaaaattattcacaaaattggttaaaaagaccaaaatcaacaattcctgggtgaaatggacaatgagattttgatactgtttaaatggccaaaaatataaaaataggcaggatgaaaccaatttcatcttgcctattttcaaatattttttcttatttttaatttaaacaggatgtatccagtttcatccttgctattttttaaatttaagtttacttttcttttttgaccatttcacccaaactattttttacccgTTCATTTGAactgtgatttaaaaatatttggacaaatgacccattttccgaaaattATTTCAGTTGTTACTGGAGCGTTCATTTGATGATCTGGTTTACTTTTATTTGTCAACCATTAAACTTTAGTTTGAAAAGTTAATTAAATCATAATTTTCAAATTAGACCCTATGCTTTTTTATGTTTTGCAGGTTTTTTTTCAACTTCGGTagctataaaaaaaaatctcttatcTAGAATCATCTAACTCATTGTTGAGTTTCTGAGTCTGCTTATTTATTCATGGATGATGGAGAGTTAGATTTCTCGAACCAAGTCTTAAAGAATATGGAACATCAATTAATGAGCAGTTGCGCAGTGGATAGTTGTTTCTTCAATGATATCCTCGATCATACTCATGAAAGTGATCATCATACGAATACTCCAAACCAACCCGAACAAGGTACGTCGCAAAATCTCGACTTACCTCATTCACCAACTTTTATTAATTTCGGCACAAAAGCCCTTCCTGTCGAAGAAAAAACTACTACTGAGGAAACAGATGAATCTGATgacaaaaaatccaaaaaacgGCCACATGGGAATAGAGAGTCGGTTCGTAAGTATCGGGAGAGAAAGAAAGCCCGGCAagcttcaatggaggatgagCTTAACAGGATGAGGATCGTAAACCAGCAATTGATAAAAAGAATGCAGGGACTATCTGCTCTTGAGCAAGAGGTAGAAAGATTCAAGTGTCTACTTGTGGAAATTAGGGGAAGGATTAAAGGAGTGCTTGGATCATTTCCTTATAAAAACCCCAAAAACGGTATTGGTGTCATTCCTCAAAATATGCCTCGGCCATCTACCTCGGCAGGAGCTTGTGAGGTGAATCAGTGTGACCACCAATGCACTGCTGGGTTAGATAATAATTCAGGATTCAATGAATCTCTAGAGCTTGGACAAGCAAATGTAAGGTTAAGTACTACTAATCTCAATTCTTCCACTGCTGCCAAGAGGAGAAAGGGAAAGAGCTCAAACAAATGTACAGCCGAGTAGCAATCATCCATTTGCTTTACTGTCGatgttatttttttgttatttcattGTAATTTATAGTGGGAGATTGTAATGTATAGCATGGAAGGAGAACATTGGGTTTCGTATTTACAGTCAATTTCAACATTGAGATGGGTTTCTAACTCGAGATCTAGTTGATCTAATACTTGGTGATCAAGTTAATTTTATGTTTAGGCTTTTGGTTATTGGGAAAGATCGAGTGTTAGAATGGTACCGGCAGGGTTAACATTATGGTTTTGAATTCGGAAGTGCAAGTGTGTGGGGGTTGGGTTTAAGGCCGACATCTAGTTTCTTGGTTTCTTCATGTGTCTCCTCAGTTATCTACCCTGGAGAAAGATGTGAGGATGGTTTTGGGAATGTTTAGAGAGTTGATTTCTAAGATTCTTGAATGGGACTCTTGGATACATTTTGGGGTTCTTTGGATCTTTTTTTATAAGATACATTGTTATAATGATCTTAAAAGTTGGTGTAGTGGTGTTGGGTGCAGTTGTAACCTGCAAAGGTGAACCACATATGTTGTGATTGTGTATTCTTTGTCCCCGTCTTTGTCATTTCTTCTGCAAACTGTATTATTATGTTTTACTATTTATGCTCTTTTATGATGATGTGCTTCATTACGCCCTAGGTGCCAATTTTTTCAGCAATTGGCTAGGACGGACTAGTGTGATTGAACTGCGTATTGAACAATAGTTTATTGGCCGGTTGGAAAATATGCAAGGAGATAGTGTTTCAACGAGTATTTACACATATATATAGATCTATGACGTGATATACAAATTAGAGATTCAATTTGGTATAAGAAATGTTATGTTCATTTCTGGTTTTCATTACAGATGAGATGCAGAATAAAATTGAATGAGAAGGAATGGTGTTATTGACCATACACCATAAAGAATATTAGGTTTCAAGGTTTGGAGGTTTGTGGGGTATCATGTAGAAGCGGGTTCATCAAGTTATACACAAGATGTTATATACTGTACATCTTATTAAGTCTATGTTAAAAGATTCTTGATTGCTTTCTCCTGTTATCAAGAATGTGCCCAATTTCAAATAAACATGTACCTCGGAATATAAAAGATATGTCATCAGTGATATATTTGGGAATAGCTTAAAAAAATTAAACTTACTAATCACAAtagagatttttgatgatttgattcCGACGTGTTGAATTAATGATACCCACCAAAAGAAGCAAAACCTATTAGAATCAGTTTTGGAGAGCATAAActcttggtgaatgatttttgttcATATAAAGTATAATTATGTAACTAATGATTTGACTTGTAATATGATCAATCCTTCTAAGAATACTCGTCATATATTTTATTATGTGCGTGGAAATCCATATCAAAATGAAAACTTAATTATTCCAGTCTAGGTAGAAATGTAGAAATGTTTTACTTAATGATCATGTAACTCCATTAATGGTGTTTCACTGTTTCATATCACGTACCATCCAATATTTTTAGTAGAAGACAACTATTTTGAGTTGTCAGACTGATAACTATTGCTTCCTTAATTCCTTTTAATACCTCCAGGGAGGGCATGTGCCCACGTGAGATTGAAATGCGAATGTCGACATATATAGAACATATATATTCCTTTTCGCTCCAAGAGTAGAAACCTAGAGATAAAGTGGTTTGATTTTTTGGTACACTGCTTTAGCTAATATCTAAAAATATATATCTAGGAAATTTAAAAGTGTGTTCGATGTGTGGCCATCTCTGGTACCACTTCAAAATGGGGTAGTGATATTACTGTGCTTCACAAAATGCTGGAAGTAATCCTGTGTAAGAGTGACATGTCCCAGATAGTAAAAAGTAAAATGAAAGTCTTCGATAGATCTTAAATAGAAAAATGATAGAAATGGTGCACTGTGTTTGTCATTTATTCACTCGGGGAGATGTAGTATGTTCTTGACCTTTTGTTTTCTTGGTGATGGGCATTTAATCTGATATTTTCATCCTAATAGTAATCAGGATGTGACAGAAGATCGTAAACTGTCGTGCACTAAAAGGCTTGTGCATCTTATCACAActcttaaaatcaaaacttccTTGAGCATCTCTGTATCTTTGTTTTTGTTCGACTTGAAGTACAGACGGATTCAACTCCCTTTCTTCATAGTTTCTCTGTCATTGTTTTACGAGGTAACAACCCTTCACTTTCAAATTGTTGCAATCATTGGTTTCGCTTTGTAAAAATTGTTTTGATTCATTAGAGTGTTCGTTATTTGTTGATTTGTTGCTTGCATAATGATCTCAAATTTTGACCCTATATATGCTCTTTCATAATTTTTGCAGGGTTTTTAATTTCAACTTCGGTGGCTATAGAACTCTTGATTGGAATTATCGAACTCAATAGAATTCGGGAGTTTCTGAGTTTAGTTATTAATTCATGGATGATGGAGAGTTTGATTTCTCGAACCAAGTCTTAAAGAATATGGAACATCAATTAACGAGTAGTTGTGCAATGGATAGTTGTTTTTTCAATGATATCCTCGATCATACTCATGGAAGTAATCATACCAATAGTACTTCCAACCAAACCGAACAAGGTATGCCCGAATTACCACACTCACAGAATTATATCAATTTCAGCACCAAAAACCTTCCGGCGGCAGAAAAAAATACTACTGAGGGAACAGATGAATCTGATGACAACAAACCCAAAAAACGCCAACATGGGAATAGAGAGTCGGTTCGTAAGTATCGGGAGAGAAAGAAAGCCCGGCAAGCTTCAATAGAGGATGAGCTTAACAGAATGAGGATCGTAAATCAGCAGTTGTTAAAAAGGATGCAGGGACTAGTTTCTCTTGAGCAAGAGGTAGCAAGGTTCAAGTGTCTACTTGTAGACATTAGGGGAAGGATTAAAGGAGAACTTGGATCATTTCCTTATAAAACTCCCACCAACGGGATTGGTGTCATTCCTCAAAAGATGCCCCTGCCGCCTACTTCAGCTGGAGCTTGTGAGGTGAACCACTGCGACCACCAATGCCCTGAATCTCTGGAGTTTGGAAAAGCAAATGTGAGGTTGAAGACTAATTTTAGTACTTCCACTGCTGCCAAGAAGCGAAAAGGAAAGACCTTAAACAGATGCTTGAATCATGTATAGCTGAGCTGCAAAGGTATTGCTTTTTATTGTTGATCTTTGTTCTTTGTTATATTCATTCTAAGAAGTTAGTTCATGTTTGTTTCCGCGCTGGGATGGGTTTCTAATCATGTTGGGGAAATATTTATGAGTATTCTATTCTTAAGTGACTAATACTAGCTGATCAAGCTTGTATCTCTATGTAAAGGACTAGAATTGGAGGCGCGAAGAGATGGACATCCCACCCAAAAGAGTGGCAAAATCTCGGGGTTAAGCTTTTGGTCTTTTTGTTGCCCAGGATCAAGTGCTACCATGAGGGTTAATATCAGTGTGAAAGTATGTGTGTGAAAGTGGTTTTATGGAGTGCTAGTATGTGGTCTGTATGCTAGGGTTTCTACTTGTGTTTCCTTTGTTATTAGCCATGGAGGCGATTTAAATGTGAGAACGTTTTGAGAATGTCCAGTGAGTGGATTTCTAAGGTTCTTAAATGGGTTCTTGGATACATTTTGGGTTTTCAGGGTCTTCTTCGCGAAGAACATCGTATAAATAATTCTAATGGTATTGAGCGCCGATGTAACCAGCAAAGGTGAACCATTATATCTTATATTGTGGTTGTGTGTTTGTTTATCTTATGACTTTATTACTATTTCCCCGCATACACTATATTATTATGCTTGGTTTAAATTAGTATTTATACCCTTTGTGATCTTGTGCTTTGCTGCGTTCGGAGTATCAGTCTCCcgtcaattggtatcagagttatGACGGTATttacacaaactattttcatgaCGTAATTTATTATTCAGAGGTTGAACTTGGTGGGAGAAACATATGTTCTTTGTTTGACTTTCATGATGTGGTATGGGATGTAGAACAAACTCGAATGAGGTGGCATGTACATTTCTTGAAGGGTATTAGTAATTGCACATCATAAAGAATGGACTACAAAGCTTGAGGAAATGACGAGGACGTGAGGTAAAGTAAAATAACACTTCAAAGTTATACAATAGATGTTTACATTATGCCAGCAATTTATCTGCAAATATTTTTGTTGACTTGCTCATAATATTAAGAATGTGCCTAATCTCGGACATGTACCCTAATAGTACGGGAATTCAAATAGAATGTATTCTGATTGAGTATTTTGGGCGCCATGGTGTTAAAAGTATGTCAAATGCATTTATTTGGATATTGTTTACGCCATCAAAATAGGTACACATGGATGAGAGGATAATTGTAACCGCCTCAACATATGCTCATGGCCTGACCCATTCAACTAGTTTAATCTCCAAAAAAAAGGTATTAGATTTGGATAAAGTTAAAAGCAACCGAGATAAATACAAATCTTATCAGATCTCGTTGGTTATTTACGATAAAATAAACATGGATCTTGGGTGGTTattcgtgaaaacttgaaatctcAACCAAAAGAGGATACGATAGGCATAAGTAAAGTTGGTTACATGGGTTAGATATAAATTTGAGTGGTTATTTGGATAACCACAAACCTTGATAGCTagatttgttttatccctataaGTAGAGGCTGAATTCCAACTCAAATGATAAACTATCAATcgcaaatttctttttttttagctAAGGCATAATATTAAAGTCAAAAATAGTAATTACAAGTAATTATCCATGGGACCCGAAAGTCCCGGACCCTTTAGAGAGCTAAAGGGCATACAAAACCTCTAAATATCTAAAAAGTAATAGAAATAGGCAAAACAGGTTAAAAACCGTAAAAACCTATAACACAAGTTAGATTACTCTTTTCCGTAGAAATCGTCATTCTAGCAACATAACTTCATTTAAAACTGCGTTTATGTGACTGTAAAGGACCACGAGCTTTACTACTCCTCGATGTATTACTATAACCTGATGCTATAGCCAACTTCATATATACAAAATACAAGACTCTCTGAGCTTCTTCCTCCGCAACAGGGTCAAATCCTTTATCTTTGTTGGAAGAGTTTATTGTAGATACCCCTAGAATATATTTTACAACCGCTAATCGGTTAGTATCAGCCTCCATCCCCTCATTATAATCTTTTTCAACTTGCTCGTCATCCTCAGCTTCCAGTGGAGACTCGTTGGCCACCTTCTCCACTAATTCGTCGATAAGATTATTTGCTGCAGTATCTATAATTGCTTGAGACCATTTTGACATCGCGATCCCCTAATCCTCCAATCTCTTCTTATTCATACGTATTTCCTCTTTAGAGAAATTCTCTTTAGATTTATTTGTGAATTTACGTCTGTTATTTTTACCAGCAACTGCACCTTGTATAATTTCAGTATAGTGGGATCATTAACTACTGATTTTATAATCTTTcctgcatttgttgtttcatcATAAACATCCTCACAATCTTTTTCCTTTTCGTAATTGTCATCCTCCATGTTCTCATTATTCCCGTCGGTTTCCATCTTTtcattactccctccgtcctaaattattagCTCCGgtttgactaagtcaagatattaaggagaccggaGGAGTCTACCAAATTATCCCTATTAAATGTTATGTTATTACTAAAATTGAAAGGAGTATATGGATCatgtaagaaaaatatatatttggtaattttattattttatagaaAAATATATATTGTGAGAACTCCATCACCAGGTGTCTCACCCTTTACTGGTGATGGAGTTCGTTCCTTCATCCCAGGCCAGGCTATCTCGAGAGAAATTTCGCGCAAACGTACTAAATATTTGTCTGAATGTGGTTctcatggttatggtttgggtgtctTAGCTTTTACTACATTAGGGGAGCTTAGTGAAGATTTTATTTGCTTTTTCAAGcgtttgaagaattgtttagttaacaATGACGCTGGTAGTGGTttaggtagttttattttccatAGGCTGGGTGTTGTTATTCAGAAAggggttggtgctcagcttgttgctcggctgcCAACCAAAGGTTCCGTAATTTGATTTCTACATTAAGATAAATAAACAATTTAGAATgtttaaatagaaaataaaaataaaaagatttatggattgatttagtaATTTTGTTTCCTATCGATGAAGATATCATTGAAGACATtcaaatagaagataaaaataaaaatatttatagaTTGATTCAGtagatttgttttttatttaggaagatatcatttaagatttttgattggttATATTTAAAATAATCttataattataaaaattgaaggatatatttgagagtttgactaaaaaatatgactataaacagaagttggTCAGTATTTTAGGACAaacgaaaatagaatagaggacataAATTTTAGGAAAGAGGGAGTATTTTTTAAGGCATCAAACATACTGGTATTTACCTGAGTTGAACTTTCAGTATCATCATCACCTCATCGGATATGTTTATTTTTGCCATTATTAAGCACAGTTTGTGTACGACCCTGCAATAGATTCTTGTTGTTATGAACAACACCTTCAGTAGGAGCTGCGTACAACCTGTTTGTATTACCATTCTTACGAACTCTTGCAGCATTATTAGTGACATCTCTTTTTTCCGCTACAGTACGTGATTTAGCATTGCATTGATTAATATTGTTGCCTAAAACCTTACAATGATCACAATACTCAGGTTCTCTAGGAATTAATACCACATGTTCATAACCCTCGGGATCCCAACTTGATTGAACATAAACAGTTTTATGAACATGTTTTGAAAAATCAATCTCGACCAAAACTGAAGCATAATAATCAAAAGTCTTTTTCAAGGTTGGTTCATCAACTTTAACAGGCTTTCCTAGGGTTGCGGACATACCTAATAGAATTTTTTCCGTCCAATATTCTTGCCTTAAACCTGGATCTTAAACCCAAACAAGAGTCGACAAAACTTTTTGTTTATCGGGATCAAAACCAGTCGTCCATTCTTGAACACGAACTGCATGAATAAGTTTAATCCCCTTTACAATAGTTTCAATGATGTATGGACCATCTTCTAAGACTTTTTTTAGCATCTTCAGTGTTGGAAAACGTCATAGTAAAAAAACCCTTAGGTAAGGGGATGAATCTACAGCTGCCATTAATCTTCCACTATGATAATAAATTTTGGGTTGCAGTTTCGAACTTCATATAAATTTTTTGGTATCCATACGACCAATCAAACTGAACTTCATATCTTCCATGGATTTATATTCTAATTCAGGCGTTAAAATAATTCCTTTGTCTTTCCCGGCTATAAGAACAAGTTTAGGTAAGGTATTCAGATCAACCGTGGATGGCTCTCTACTACGAATAAGTTTTCCTGTGACAGCTTCACGATAACTAGTAATTCTAGGAGGATCATAAGAGTGATCTCCCATTGCAGCAAATCGTTTGATGATCCAAAATAGCGAGTAGGAGGCAAAAACTGACGAACCCTATCTTTCACATCCGGTGAGAAAACCAAAGCAAAAAAATCAATCGCAAATCTCTAATACCTACAGAATTCAACACCATCAAGCGTACCAATTTAGAAGAATTTCTGGGTAATATTTTTCTTCGACATCCTTTGGAGCCGACATCTAAGAGGAAACAAACTCACCACACATAATGAAAATTCACATTTGTAGATGGATTAAGAGGGGAGATGATTGTACCATCAAAATTGGCACATATAAATGAACGAATATTTGCAATCGACTCAACGGATTCTCATGGCTTTGCCCATTCGACTAACAGTATCTCCAAAAAATGTGTCAAATTTGGATAAAGTTAAAAGCAGTGGGGACAAATACAATTAGTATCTAATCTAGTTAGTTACTTAAGACAAGTACAAATCATACATAATAGAAAATGGATCATATAAGCATGAATATTGGGTGGTTATTCATGATACATATCTCAACCAAAAGGGATAGGATAGACACAAATCTAGGTGGTTACAATGGGATAGAATACAAATCTAGGTGGTTAGTAGGATAAGAATAAATCTCAGCAGTATATTGGTTATTTACCTATAAATAGAGCTTGAATTCCAATTCAAAAGATACACACTTGCAATTCCAAATCTCTCCCACCTGCATGATACTCTTTCTAACTTGGGCGTCTGCTTTCTGTTTTCACAACATTGGTGAATTAGCCCAATAATGACAATTCCTGGGtcaaaaagacatgtaaaattttacACTGTTTGAATGGACAAGTATATAAACATAACCAggatgtaaatagtttcatcctacccatattcaaatactttttcttgtttttaatttacatcaggatgcatccagtttcatcctcgttatcttttaagtttaagccaggatgaatccagattcattcttgctatgtttttggtgtccatttcacccatactaatttttactcgtccattagaaccatgttttaaaaatatttgggcaattgacccaatttctcttttattttttacaGTCTTCCCTTCTTACTTACAGATACCCCTATTCAATTTAATCCCGCTATGTGCACTAACTTAGAGGAGTGTCGAAGTAATATTTCAACATGTGTCTCACAAATGATTAAGCCCATTAATCACAGCAAAGATGTCTGATGATTTGTTTCAAACACAAGGTTATCATGACATGTGTTGGAATATGATACAATAGATAATTTTCTCTTTGAAGATTAAATTCTGATAAATTTCTCGCTTACTTATGAGATTGAGCTAGTGATGATTATTTTAAGTGACTCTTTGAGTGATCAATGGTAGTCTATGCAAAAATTTATTGATGTCAGTTAAATATTTGGCGCTTTTAAATCATGGATAGTTTCACGAATGTTCTTCACGAAGAAGATAGTTTGAAGACTACTATCAACATCATGAAAAAGAAGATTCAATGAATATGAATATTCGGATGTAAACTTCCAAATAATTATACTCGTATATAGAAATAGTGAATTACTAGCCAACAATCCTCCTTCGTCAAGGGCCGCCAAATTCTGGATAGTGTGTTTATTGCGAATGAATGCCTTGATTCTAGAATCAAAGAAAAGACTCCTGACATTATTTTTAAGATAGACCTCGATAAAGCCATCGATAATGTTAAGTGGGATTTTCTTGATAAAGTCTTAATCAGAATGGGTCTTGGTATTGTTAGGAGGAAATGGGTTGATGGTTGCGTGCGAAGAGTCCCCTTCTCGGTTCTAGTCAATGGTAgtgcttgtggcaagttttaaagCCACAAAGGATTGCGCCGAGGTGATCCCTTATCACCATTTTTTCCTAGTTGTCTATGGAGTTCTTACGACTATGTTCTCGAAGGCCGCAGATATGGGTTGGGTTGGTGGATTTCAAGTTCAGCCTAATGGTACCAAAATCAGTCATCTTCAATTTGCGGATGACACGTTGGTGTTTCTTGATGCTGATATCAACCAGGTCAAGATGCTAAAGTATAATATGCTTCTATTTGAATTTTCCTCAAGTTTGTGCACTAACTTCAACAAGAGTAATATCTTTGTCGTGGGTAATGTGGATATGTTGGCTTCTGTTTTTTGTTATGTTTTGGCCTCTTTTCCAGCAACTTACTTAGGCTTACATCTTGGAGATAAAACATTATCTTGCAATAAATGGGATCATATTCTTGAGATTTGCAAAGGGAGACTTGCATCATGGAAAAGTTGTGATTTTTCGAAAGCAGTGTAAACTAACCTTAATCAAGAGTGTGCTTACGAGTCTTCCTGTGTATTACTTCTCTCTTTTCATGTGTCCTAATTTTGTTATCTCTAAAATTGAGAAAATAATAAGAGACTTTCTTTAGCATGATTCTCCAAATAGTAAGAA
This is a stretch of genomic DNA from Papaver somniferum cultivar HN1 chromosome 1, ASM357369v1, whole genome shotgun sequence. It encodes these proteins:
- the LOC113336275 gene encoding basic leucine zipper 19-like, with the protein product MDDGEFDFSNQVLKNMEHQLTSSCAMDSCFFNDILDHTHGSNHTNSTSNQTEQGMPELPHSQNYINFSTKNLPAAEKNTTEGTDESDDNKPKKRQHGNRESVRKYRERKKARQASIEDELNRMRIVNQQLLKRMQGLVSLEQEVARFKCLLVDIRGRIKGELGSFPYKTPTNGIGVIPQKMPLPPTSAGACEVNHCDHQCPESLEFGKANVRLKTNFSTSTAAKKRKGKTLNRCLNHV
- the LOC113336261 gene encoding basic leucine zipper 19-like, with the translated sequence MDDGELDFSNQVLKNMEHQLMSSCAVDSCFFNDILDHTHESDHHTNTPNQPEQGTSQNLDLPHSPTFINFGTKALPVEEKTTTEETDESDDKKSKKRPHGNRESVRKYRERKKARQASMEDELNRMRIVNQQLIKRMQGLSALEQEVERFKCLLVEIRGRIKGVLGSFPYKNPKNGIGVIPQNMPRPSTSAGACEVNQCDHQCTAGLDNNSGFNESLELGQANVRLSTTNLNSSTAAKRRKGKSSNKCTAE